The following proteins are encoded in a genomic region of Chryseobacterium cucumeris:
- a CDS encoding TetR/AcrR family transcriptional regulator, whose translation MPRKVVQGPIRDKEKTKQKLLAAVGKILRVKGYSGLKVSKIAAVAGFDKKLIYEYFGSTDKLIDEYIKSQDYWSQVNQDVDMDFSDGGHELTKMVVLNQFENLKKNKELQKIILWELSESKPILKKLVEQREEVGEVLFGNISDPYFGEGVATRHRAIMALIVSGAYYLNLYTGYNANKFCGIDLKTEEGRKEIEGAIVELIDFAYSKKK comes from the coding sequence ATGCCTAGAAAAGTAGTGCAGGGCCCCATTAGGGACAAAGAAAAAACAAAGCAGAAACTGCTTGCTGCAGTTGGTAAAATTTTAAGAGTAAAAGGATATTCCGGATTAAAAGTAAGCAAAATAGCTGCCGTAGCCGGATTTGATAAAAAATTGATCTATGAGTACTTTGGAAGTACTGATAAGCTGATCGATGAATATATCAAGTCTCAGGATTACTGGAGCCAGGTCAACCAGGATGTTGATATGGATTTCTCGGACGGTGGACACGAGCTTACTAAAATGGTTGTCTTGAATCAGTTCGAAAACCTGAAGAAAAATAAAGAACTTCAGAAGATTATCCTTTGGGAGCTTTCAGAAAGCAAGCCTATTCTTAAGAAATTAGTTGAACAACGTGAAGAAGTTGGAGAAGTTTTATTTGGAAACATCTCAGATCCTTACTTTGGTGAAGGAGTAGCAACAAGACACAGGGCAATTATGGCTCTGATTGTTTCCGGAGCTTACTATCTTAACCTTTATACAGGATATAACGCAAACAAGTTCTGCGGTATTGACCTGAAAACTGAAGAAGGGCGAAAAGAGATTGAAGGCGCTATTGTTGAGTTGATTGACTTTGCATACAGCAAAAAGAAATAG
- a CDS encoding aminotransferase class I/II-fold pyridoxal phosphate-dependent enzyme, producing the protein MSINFTTATIKDFENIPDNDMAQRAEIFYEYLDFVKSNGHMNYRLKNTSGTNAVLNVNIADHNREFVSFVSSDYLGFTQHPKVKQAAIEGIEKYGTGTGATPLIGGYFDYHNALEKKISGFFKRTEDEAVVFTTGYTANSASLQCLMQKEDLAILDMAVHASVHEGCAFTNKKTFPHNNLESLEHILKVSENLYRTKLVIVDGVYSQDGDTSRINEIYDLVKKYNAFLMVDDVHGVGILGESGRGTLEQAGLLDKVDLITGTFSKTFGNLGGYVIADKKIAAFIRFHSRQQIFSATAPPSSAGIVKAIDLIDEEPIWRQKLWDNINYFKKGLDDLGLDTGVTCSAIIPVKIGDPYVTGEAGKLLIEKGIYTNPILYPAVPRKDARIRMSVTARHEKEHLDKTLNAFDDINKKLHIAKK; encoded by the coding sequence ATGAGCATCAATTTCACAACAGCAACCATTAAAGACTTTGAGAATATACCAGACAATGATATGGCTCAAAGAGCTGAAATTTTTTATGAATATTTAGACTTTGTAAAGTCTAATGGCCACATGAACTACAGACTGAAGAATACTTCAGGAACCAATGCAGTACTGAATGTAAATATTGCAGATCACAACAGAGAATTTGTTAGTTTTGTATCAAGTGATTATTTAGGATTTACGCAGCACCCAAAAGTAAAACAGGCTGCCATTGAAGGAATCGAAAAATATGGTACAGGAACAGGAGCTACTCCTCTTATCGGAGGATATTTTGATTACCACAATGCATTAGAAAAAAAAATCTCAGGTTTTTTTAAAAGAACAGAAGATGAAGCTGTAGTATTTACTACGGGTTATACAGCTAATAGTGCTTCTTTACAATGCCTGATGCAGAAAGAAGACCTGGCTATTTTAGATATGGCTGTACATGCCAGTGTGCACGAAGGATGTGCTTTTACCAATAAAAAAACATTTCCGCACAATAATTTGGAATCTTTGGAACACATTTTGAAGGTATCTGAAAATCTGTACCGTACGAAACTCGTTATTGTGGATGGAGTGTATTCCCAGGATGGTGATACCTCCCGTATTAATGAGATCTATGACCTTGTGAAGAAGTATAATGCCTTTCTGATGGTAGACGACGTACATGGTGTCGGTATCCTTGGAGAATCCGGAAGAGGTACTTTGGAACAGGCCGGGTTATTGGATAAAGTAGACCTTATCACAGGTACATTCAGCAAAACATTTGGAAATCTGGGTGGATATGTCATTGCAGATAAAAAAATAGCAGCATTCATCAGATTCCATTCCCGTCAGCAGATTTTCTCAGCGACAGCTCCACCATCATCAGCAGGAATAGTTAAAGCCATTGATTTAATTGACGAAGAACCCATCTGGAGACAGAAACTCTGGGATAACATCAATTATTTCAAAAAAGGGCTTGACGACTTAGGGTTGGATACAGGCGTTACCTGCTCTGCAATTATCCCTGTAAAAATAGGAGACCCTTATGTAACAGGAGAAGCCGGAAAACTACTAATAGAAAAAGGAATCTATACCAATCCGATTCTGTACCCGGCTGTACCCCGAAAAGATGCGCGTATCAGGATGAGTGTGACGGCAAGACACGAAAAAGAACATCTCGATAAAACGCTTAATGCGTTTGATGATATTAATAAAAAATTGCATATTGCGAAAAAATAA
- a CDS encoding helix-turn-helix domain-containing protein: MMKRSEEITRQYFTFLDQHIQKVISGTVPEFMELNEIARELAVSHKHLTDTIKKETGQHPCFYYDEKIIEQAKKMLIVTDKSVAEVARIFTYDPSNFSKFFKKMTGFTPGKFRDSHSV; encoded by the coding sequence ATGATGAAAAGAAGTGAAGAAATTACCCGTCAGTATTTTACCTTTTTAGATCAGCACATCCAGAAGGTGATTTCCGGAACTGTACCTGAATTTATGGAACTGAATGAAATTGCCAGGGAACTTGCTGTTTCTCATAAACATCTTACTGATACCATTAAAAAGGAAACCGGACAGCATCCCTGTTTTTATTATGATGAAAAAATTATTGAACAGGCCAAAAAGATGCTCATTGTTACGGATAAATCTGTAGCAGAAGTTGCCCGTATTTTTACTTACGACCCTTCCAATTTTTCAAAATTTTTTAAAAAAATGACCGGTTTTACTCCCGGAAAATTCAGAGATTCCCATTCCGTTTAA
- a CDS encoding LuxR C-terminal-related transcriptional regulator, whose protein sequence is MEIRKQLSDQLLDNTPKKCRLDIGVYKQQALAYSQMESAICVLSDMQENKSFIYKSAAAYELGLKMEENPAEINSIWEEEMLKRIHPDDRLKKYIHELRFFKLLDAMQIEQRAAYSVVSKIRMKDKNENYRWVKHRMFYVYSPDNGRLRLALCLYNMALTPSNASGFMIVNTEKGEVVVKDKLDYRNILSPRELEVLKFIGEGYASKEIADLLSISINTVNRHRQNILEKLKVKNSTQAFKDSFY, encoded by the coding sequence ATGGAAATCCGTAAACAGCTTAGTGATCAATTACTGGACAACACCCCGAAAAAATGCAGGCTTGACATCGGAGTCTATAAACAGCAGGCGTTGGCATATTCTCAGATGGAAAGTGCAATATGTGTGCTGAGTGATATGCAGGAGAATAAAAGCTTTATTTATAAATCTGCAGCCGCATATGAACTTGGACTTAAGATGGAGGAAAATCCTGCAGAAATAAACTCCATCTGGGAAGAAGAGATGCTGAAAAGAATACATCCCGATGACCGTCTGAAAAAGTACATCCATGAACTCCGTTTCTTTAAATTACTGGATGCTATGCAGATAGAGCAGCGCGCAGCATACAGTGTTGTATCAAAAATAAGAATGAAGGATAAAAATGAGAACTACAGATGGGTAAAACACCGCATGTTTTATGTTTATTCTCCTGATAACGGACGGTTGAGGTTGGCTCTTTGCCTTTATAATATGGCTCTGACTCCCTCTAATGCTTCCGGTTTTATGATTGTGAATACCGAAAAAGGGGAGGTGGTTGTAAAAGATAAGCTTGATTATAGAAATATTTTAAGCCCAAGGGAACTGGAAGTTTTAAAATTTATAGGGGAAGGGTATGCAAGCAAAGAAATTGCAGATCTTCTTTCTATAAGCATCAATACCGTAAACAGACACCGTCAGAATATACTGGAAAAGTTAAAAGTAAAAAATTCTACACAAGCCTTTAAGGATAGTTTTTATTAA
- a CDS encoding DUF1349 domain-containing protein has protein sequence MKKMIFGFCALFLIQKFSAQSLEKMTWFNEPEKWEIKNNSLSMFVTPQSDYWRVSHYGFTVDDAPFYYATYGGEFEAKVKITGNYKARFDQMGLMLRTDQEHYIKAGVEFVDGKYNLSTVVTQNKSDWSVITLEKTPPALWIKAVRRLDAVEIFYSFDDKNYIMMRNAPLQDNTPVMVGLMAACPDGEGFNAVFENFKVKHLPDQRRLKWLETHQ, from the coding sequence ATGAAGAAAATGATTTTCGGCTTTTGCGCCTTATTCCTGATTCAAAAGTTTTCCGCCCAGAGCCTGGAAAAAATGACCTGGTTTAATGAACCTGAAAAATGGGAAATCAAAAACAACAGTCTTTCCATGTTCGTAACCCCACAAAGTGATTACTGGAGGGTTTCACATTATGGATTTACGGTAGATGACGCTCCTTTCTATTATGCTACCTATGGTGGTGAATTTGAAGCAAAAGTAAAAATAACAGGCAATTATAAAGCAAGATTTGACCAGATGGGCCTTATGCTGAGAACAGATCAGGAACATTATATCAAAGCCGGAGTAGAATTTGTAGATGGCAAATACAATCTCAGCACTGTAGTAACCCAAAACAAAAGTGACTGGAGTGTCATTACATTGGAAAAAACACCTCCTGCCCTATGGATAAAGGCAGTGAGAAGGCTGGATGCTGTGGAAATATTTTATTCTTTTGATGATAAAAATTATATCATGATGCGGAATGCTCCTCTTCAGGACAACACTCCTGTAATGGTTGGCTTAATGGCAGCCTGTCCTGACGGAGAAGGATTCAATGCTGTTTTTGAAAACTTTAAAGTAAAACATCTGCCAGACCAGCGCAGGCTGAAGTGGCTTGAAACTCACCAATAA
- a CDS encoding sensor histidine kinase has product MWYNIDNGLPQSSAKAIVKDKYGFIWISTENGLVRYDGSSFITFSNFRVNNLHFGEFIGDPCLDSITVLNNFQESKIIIKNRFPKIARLTAHDKMTYCNGTDILHRIANNIITSDFYNDVQYFIQLKNSVYHFTEKNAIIYKEGNKEIKITLPFTNKDLNYIFVLNNHLFINDLKKRKTYSIYKGNLSVSDQPTLFNHPDTKIYWQQITNQTFIINHDNIYLLEGNEKDLRLKFLVNFEEIGNHSYCSMFYDKAFNKLYLGTLNNGLNVLQLSSFYVSRKKADFSSNVYFASLPFSQSTIIAEDGTEFGRNGIVNSHLFGNNDNYLMMYDNSGNILIKKRNHIVRFYKNSGYKKKDSTFVKKGLETFMKSGTLYGTTFTDLSGTQLHLYKKDIFSQPDYTYTFKSFVNIFHQYNENEILTGNSDGLYSIALRSNTITPLIKNIHVKSIIRTKDNLIWITTEKSGFYLFRNHKLVKMPNDINDYLQSAHYILEDKKGYYWISSNNGMFKVSKKQLLRYADHKNTPVFYYRFTKKDGFLTNEFNGSSEPNAYALENGDFVFPSMDGFVFFNPENIQTYYPGRNNIYIERVKIGNSEPQYFHQILDLKNDYKTADVFIDIPYFSNPENLYIEAKIFGKENTGWEKIATGKELKYTISNLSPGDYTLRVRVLISADGKYEEKTVRFKIQPLFYQTLLFRVSASIIILIIIIVIVQLTTNFLRIKNKALKQIVHNKNSELKETSLHLEVVKNNLQKETEYQKKLVETISHDITTPIRFIAMLSQKLHESDDVELQKKYFDSIYKSSEQLYQFTLNLKEYTELYKAENIFEEKEYPINRILETKNKLFCEIAKEKGTTITNLTEGVIYSRVNESILTAIIHNLLDNAVKNTSQGNITLMITENPQKSTIIISDTGTGMSEEQIAVYMNLFRNPKLETPSFKGKGLGLHMVIHLVKKINAEMNFRQNHPKGTVVEVTLKKN; this is encoded by the coding sequence ATGTGGTACAACATAGACAATGGGCTTCCACAAAGCAGTGCAAAGGCCATTGTCAAAGACAAATATGGCTTTATCTGGATTTCTACCGAAAACGGGCTGGTGAGGTATGACGGCAGTTCTTTTATTACCTTCAGTAATTTCAGGGTAAATAATCTGCATTTTGGTGAATTTATAGGAGATCCCTGTCTTGATAGTATAACGGTTCTTAATAATTTTCAGGAAAGTAAAATCATTATTAAAAACAGGTTTCCCAAAATCGCAAGGCTCACTGCCCATGATAAAATGACCTATTGCAATGGTACCGATATCCTGCACCGTATTGCCAATAATATCATTACATCGGATTTCTATAATGACGTCCAGTATTTTATTCAGCTTAAGAATTCTGTTTATCATTTTACCGAAAAAAATGCCATCATTTATAAGGAAGGAAACAAGGAAATAAAGATTACACTGCCTTTTACCAATAAAGACCTGAATTACATTTTTGTACTGAATAACCACCTTTTCATCAATGATCTGAAAAAAAGAAAAACCTACTCTATCTACAAGGGAAATCTTTCTGTTTCTGATCAACCAACACTTTTTAACCATCCTGATACGAAAATATACTGGCAGCAGATTACCAATCAGACTTTTATTATTAACCACGACAATATTTACCTTTTAGAAGGCAACGAAAAGGATCTCCGTTTAAAATTTCTTGTCAATTTTGAAGAAATCGGAAATCATTCCTACTGTTCGATGTTCTATGATAAAGCGTTCAACAAATTGTACCTGGGAACGCTTAATAACGGTCTGAATGTTCTTCAGCTTTCCAGTTTCTATGTATCAAGAAAAAAAGCTGATTTTTCCAGCAATGTATATTTCGCATCTCTTCCTTTCAGCCAAAGCACAATCATTGCTGAGGACGGAACAGAATTCGGAAGAAACGGAATTGTAAACAGCCACCTTTTCGGAAACAATGACAATTATCTCATGATGTATGACAATTCCGGAAATATTCTGATCAAAAAGAGAAACCATATTGTCAGGTTTTATAAAAATTCGGGCTATAAAAAGAAGGATTCCACTTTTGTTAAAAAGGGGCTTGAAACATTTATGAAAAGCGGAACTCTTTACGGCACTACTTTCACAGATCTTTCGGGCACTCAGCTTCATTTATACAAAAAGGATATATTCAGCCAGCCGGATTACACCTATACTTTTAAAAGTTTTGTCAATATTTTTCATCAATATAATGAGAATGAAATTCTGACCGGAAACAGCGACGGCCTTTATTCCATAGCACTGCGAAGCAATACCATAACTCCTTTGATCAAAAATATCCATGTCAAAAGCATTATCAGGACAAAAGATAATCTGATATGGATTACGACGGAGAAAAGCGGCTTTTATCTTTTTAGAAATCATAAGCTTGTCAAGATGCCAAACGACATCAACGATTATCTTCAGTCAGCTCATTATATTCTTGAAGACAAAAAGGGATATTACTGGATTTCTTCAAACAATGGGATGTTTAAAGTTTCCAAAAAGCAATTGCTGCGCTATGCAGACCATAAAAACACTCCGGTTTTCTATTATCGTTTCACTAAAAAGGATGGTTTTCTGACCAATGAATTTAATGGAAGTTCAGAACCTAACGCCTATGCTCTTGAGAATGGGGATTTTGTATTCCCTTCAATGGATGGTTTTGTGTTTTTCAATCCGGAAAATATTCAGACGTATTATCCGGGAAGAAATAACATTTATATAGAAAGGGTAAAAATCGGTAATTCTGAGCCTCAGTATTTCCATCAGATCCTTGATTTGAAAAATGATTACAAAACAGCGGATGTCTTTATTGATATTCCTTATTTTTCCAATCCGGAAAACCTTTATATTGAAGCTAAAATATTCGGAAAAGAAAATACCGGATGGGAAAAGATCGCAACAGGGAAAGAATTAAAATACACCATCAGCAATCTTTCTCCAGGGGATTACACCTTGAGGGTAAGGGTATTGATATCTGCTGACGGGAAATATGAAGAAAAAACAGTACGTTTCAAAATTCAGCCTCTTTTTTATCAGACATTGCTGTTCAGAGTGTCTGCCTCCATCATTATCCTTATTATCATCATCGTTATCGTTCAGTTAACCACAAATTTTCTAAGGATAAAAAATAAAGCTTTAAAACAGATTGTCCATAATAAAAACTCTGAACTGAAGGAAACCTCTCTTCACCTGGAGGTCGTAAAAAATAACCTTCAGAAAGAAACGGAATACCAGAAAAAACTGGTGGAAACCATCAGCCACGACATTACCACTCCGATCAGATTTATAGCTATGCTTTCCCAGAAACTTCATGAGTCTGATGATGTGGAACTTCAGAAAAAGTACTTTGACAGTATCTATAAATCATCAGAGCAGCTTTACCAGTTTACGCTGAATCTGAAAGAGTATACCGAACTTTATAAGGCAGAAAATATTTTTGAAGAAAAGGAATATCCCATCAACAGAATCCTGGAAACCAAGAACAAGCTGTTCTGTGAAATTGCTAAAGAAAAAGGAACTACGATTACCAATCTTACTGAGGGTGTCATCTATTCCAGGGTAAATGAAAGTATTTTAACAGCCATCATTCATAACCTCCTTGATAATGCTGTGAAGAATACCTCCCAGGGAAATATCACCCTTATGATTACCGAAAATCCACAAAAATCCACAATAATAATTAGTGACACAGGAACAGGAATGTCTGAAGAACAGATTGCTGTTTATATGAACCTGTTCAGAAATCCTAAACTGGAAACTCCCAGCTTTAAAGGAAAAGGATTGGGTCTGCATATGGTTATCCATCTGGTAAAAAAGATCAATGCTGAAATGAATTTCAGGCAAAACCATCCTAAGGGAACTGTTGTGGAAGTAACGCTCAAAAAAAACTAA
- a CDS encoding response regulator: protein MNEKILIADDHYVVRAGTCLVLETAYPGLNIDFAENYDQVKKKLEDQRYDLIILDIDMPGTQYKKMVPELKDIQNDLKILIFSGYDKDVAIQYIREGAEGYLNKQSSEEEIKNAVKTVIEKGYFYPAELIGLIIQNKRNNPVEKLSSREYEIFKLLADGNGNLEIANRLNIQMSTVSTYKKRIFQKLNVGNIAELIKVYEMMH, encoded by the coding sequence ATGAATGAAAAAATTTTAATTGCTGATGATCATTATGTAGTAAGGGCAGGAACCTGTTTGGTTCTTGAAACTGCTTATCCGGGTCTGAATATAGATTTTGCTGAAAATTATGACCAGGTGAAAAAGAAACTTGAAGATCAGCGGTATGACCTTATTATTTTAGACATTGATATGCCGGGAACCCAATATAAAAAAATGGTTCCAGAGCTTAAAGATATACAGAATGACCTTAAAATTCTCATATTCTCAGGATATGATAAAGATGTAGCCATCCAATATATCAGGGAAGGGGCTGAAGGCTATCTGAATAAACAAAGCAGTGAAGAGGAAATTAAAAATGCGGTGAAAACGGTCATTGAAAAGGGATATTTCTACCCCGCAGAGCTGATTGGTCTTATTATTCAAAACAAAAGAAATAATCCCGTAGAGAAGTTATCATCCAGGGAATACGAAATTTTTAAACTTCTGGCGGACGGCAACGGTAATCTGGAAATTGCCAACAGGCTCAATATTCAGATGTCTACAGTAAGTACGTATAAAAAAAGAATCTTTCAAAAGCTTAATGTCGGAAATATTGCAGAGCTGATTAAAGTCTATGAAATGATGCATTAA
- a CDS encoding helix-turn-helix domain-containing protein, protein MTTEKDIKIEQYKRQLVYYYNILMSVILALFGLIFTFIIPDKIMAWYLFGGLFLMVYTYLIVRKTYSVNVMVHSYIIIATLYNFYIMLAFWNNSIASFVWLIPIPLAAYVFFQRKYVFIYSIYVLLNIIAGYLISKSFSFKFPIHQPEDVRITDTILMISNVAVIALLLYFKDKIKRVEIYHEIEEKAQSTAIQPVPTADKAPFADELFDKIESVMREKQLYKDVNFNISKLSTEMEINSSYISKSIRAKGYPNFNNYLNMHRIECVKKLLNENDLEKVTLMYIYTEAGFSNQSTFNRVFKQMENITPSEYISSLQLH, encoded by the coding sequence ATGACCACCGAAAAAGACATAAAAATTGAACAGTACAAAAGACAACTGGTGTATTATTATAATATTCTGATGTCTGTTATTCTTGCCCTATTTGGTTTAATATTTACTTTTATTATTCCCGATAAAATAATGGCCTGGTATCTTTTCGGAGGACTTTTTTTAATGGTCTATACGTATCTGATTGTACGCAAAACCTACTCGGTGAATGTCATGGTACATTCCTACATCATTATTGCGACGCTTTATAATTTTTACATTATGCTGGCTTTCTGGAACAATTCTATAGCGAGTTTTGTCTGGCTTATTCCGATTCCGCTGGCAGCCTATGTTTTCTTTCAAAGAAAATATGTTTTTATTTACAGCATATATGTTTTGCTGAATATTATAGCGGGATACCTTATTTCTAAATCTTTCAGCTTTAAATTCCCGATACACCAACCAGAAGATGTGAGAATTACCGATACCATCCTTATGATTTCCAATGTAGCAGTCATTGCACTCCTGCTCTATTTTAAGGATAAAATAAAACGGGTTGAAATTTACCACGAAATTGAGGAGAAAGCCCAGAGTACAGCAATACAGCCGGTTCCTACAGCAGACAAAGCTCCTTTTGCGGATGAACTGTTTGACAAAATTGAATCTGTGATGAGAGAAAAACAGCTGTATAAAGATGTTAATTTCAATATTTCAAAGCTTTCCACAGAAATGGAAATCAACAGTAGTTATATCTCAAAATCAATTCGTGCAAAAGGATATCCCAACTTCAATAATTACCTGAATATGCACAGGATTGAATGTGTAAAAAAACTGCTTAATGAAAATGACCTTGAAAAGGTAACCCTCATGTATATCTATACTGAGGCCGGATTCTCTAACCAGTCTACCTTCAACAGGGTTTTCAAGCAGATGGAAAATATTACCCCTTCCGAGTATATCAGCAGCCTTCAGCTTCATTGA
- a CDS encoding MFS transporter yields MNSSEKAIQGSLRFRYIKLCIFFSGLSVFAQLYLFQPMLPMAAEQFGVSVGDTSLLVSSSTIGMALGLLFFAFKADSYSRKSLIVFSLISSASLTVISTWIPDLTLLIAVGVLKGFVVSGVSAVALAYLTEEVDALAVPAAISMYLSGNTIGGMSGRIMATLFAGEFGWRNAVLLIGIESLILGAVFWKLFPESKFFNPQKTDYHLKVKQMKFFLTNPYMLRLYCTAALLMGVFVSVYNYLTFRLEAKPFSLSHFIIAFIFLMYIFGVFGTMIVGRLSRRFPMNSILKASILCMLTGAALLLSENIYILIFGLGLFTLSFFAAHTMASQMTALYARRGKSSATSIYWLFYYFGSSILGSGTGYLLHAFSWNVFIAVLMISVITALLLTTFNTNPKAGIKN; encoded by the coding sequence ATGAATTCATCTGAAAAAGCCATTCAGGGAAGCTTACGTTTCCGATATATAAAACTTTGTATTTTTTTTTCAGGACTTTCGGTTTTTGCACAACTTTATCTTTTCCAGCCGATGCTGCCTATGGCTGCGGAACAGTTTGGGGTATCCGTAGGTGATACTTCCCTGCTGGTATCTTCATCCACGATAGGTATGGCATTAGGCTTATTATTTTTTGCCTTTAAAGCTGACAGTTATTCCAGAAAAAGCCTCATTGTTTTTTCTTTGATTTCTTCTGCGAGCCTTACTGTTATTTCTACCTGGATACCCGATTTAACACTCCTGATTGCCGTTGGAGTATTGAAAGGTTTTGTTGTTTCCGGGGTTTCTGCAGTTGCTCTGGCCTATCTTACGGAAGAAGTGGATGCTCTGGCAGTACCAGCAGCCATCAGTATGTATCTCAGCGGTAATACCATTGGAGGAATGAGCGGAAGAATAATGGCTACTTTGTTTGCGGGGGAATTCGGATGGCGTAATGCCGTTCTTCTGATTGGCATAGAAAGTTTAATCCTAGGCGCTGTATTCTGGAAACTGTTTCCGGAATCAAAGTTCTTCAATCCACAGAAAACAGACTATCATCTTAAGGTAAAACAGATGAAATTTTTCCTTACCAACCCTTATATGCTTCGGTTATACTGTACAGCAGCATTGCTGATGGGAGTTTTCGTGAGTGTTTATAATTACCTGACATTCAGACTGGAAGCAAAACCTTTTTCGTTAAGCCATTTTATTATAGCCTTTATCTTTCTGATGTATATTTTTGGAGTCTTCGGAACGATGATCGTAGGCCGTCTTTCCAGAAGGTTTCCGATGAATAGTATCCTGAAAGCTTCTATCCTGTGCATGCTTACCGGAGCTGCCCTTCTATTATCTGAAAATATTTATATCCTTATTTTCGGGCTCGGGCTTTTCACCCTTTCATTTTTCGCTGCTCATACTATGGCCAGCCAGATGACTGCATTGTATGCAAGGCGGGGAAAATCTTCAGCCACTTCTATTTACTGGCTTTTTTATTATTTTGGTTCAAGTATTCTGGGAAGCGGTACCGGTTATCTGCTTCATGCCTTTTCATGGAATGTTTTCATAGCAGTTCTTATGATAAGTGTTATAACCGCTCTTCTTCTTACCACTTTTAATACCAATCCAAAAGCGGGAATAAAAAACTAA
- a CDS encoding Crp/Fnr family transcriptional regulator: protein MDTDTIVSQLIEHFREIVSLKDNDIDCISSKLEIIQLKKKDYLLREGQVSRHMRFIAQGSLYAYHIDEKGKENTTQLGIENWWVNDLYSYLSELPSRMFIQANEDTTIIQISKNNLESLYKEVPAVSEFWRLKMQSAYVTLQERTFEHSRVDAYTKYRTFITAYRNIEQRFPQYMIASYLGITVEYLSYLRKKHLSDVS from the coding sequence ATGGATACAGATACAATAGTTTCACAACTCATAGAACACTTTAGAGAAATTGTCTCTTTAAAAGATAATGATATTGACTGTATTAGTTCCAAATTAGAAATTATACAACTTAAAAAGAAAGATTATCTGCTTCGCGAAGGACAGGTTTCCAGACATATGCGTTTCATTGCACAGGGCAGCCTCTATGCGTACCATATTGATGAAAAAGGAAAAGAAAATACCACTCAGCTGGGTATTGAAAACTGGTGGGTGAATGATCTTTACAGCTATCTTAGCGAACTGCCTTCAAGAATGTTTATTCAGGCTAATGAAGATACCACCATCATACAGATCAGTAAAAATAATCTGGAATCATTGTACAAAGAAGTTCCGGCTGTCTCAGAGTTCTGGCGTCTGAAGATGCAGAGTGCCTATGTTACGTTACAGGAAAGAACCTTTGAACATTCCCGTGTTGATGCTTATACCAAATACCGCACATTTATCACTGCTTACCGTAATATCGAACAGCGTTTTCCTCAATACATGATCGCTTCCTACCTCGGAATCACCGTAGAATATCTGAGCTATCTGAGAAAAAAACACCTGTCTGACGTTTCTTAA
- a CDS encoding DoxX family protein, with protein MKKNIDSGLLITRIAIAFPMSVYGINKVIHGVGFIEDMMSMHSLPSFFAYGVFAGEIIAPLMLIIGFRARLAGLIFAANCFTATILAQTANIFKLNEFGGWALELLVIYMLVSLSFFFTGAGKYAVSTQNKWD; from the coding sequence ATGAAAAAGAACATTGATTCAGGATTACTTATCACCAGAATAGCAATTGCATTTCCAATGTCGGTTTATGGAATCAATAAAGTGATCCATGGAGTTGGTTTTATTGAAGATATGATGAGCATGCATAGCTTACCGTCATTCTTTGCGTATGGCGTGTTTGCAGGAGAAATTATTGCACCTCTCATGCTGATTATAGGATTTCGGGCTCGTCTAGCAGGCCTGATCTTTGCAGCCAATTGCTTCACGGCTACGATTCTTGCACAAACAGCCAATATTTTCAAGCTTAATGAATTCGGAGGCTGGGCTTTGGAACTGCTTGTCATCTATATGCTTGTAAGCTTAAGCTTTTTCTTTACCGGCGCAGGAAAATATGCAGTTTCAACCCAAAATAAATGGGATTAA